CGGATAAGCGCGTTGAGTTTGGCAAAGACTCGATTGATCAGCTCAGTTACATCCTGCGTACTGGAGACATAAACGAGTCGCTCGGCGATTTGCAATTGTGTGTCCAGTTCGGACAGGGAGCCGCGAGCCATGGACAAGAACCGCAGGTACTCAGGTGTGGATCGGCGGGCCGCGCCCTCCGCGATGTTCGAGGGTATGCTGATCGCGGCACGCCGTAGTTGCGAAGTGAGAGTAAAGCGTTCGGAGTCTGGGAAACCGGCACTGATTCGATAAATGGCTTCGACGAGGTCCATTGCGTCGCGCCACACTTCCAGCCGCTCATGCGGCCGTTGCTGTGACGAATCCCGAATCCCCATTCTCGAATCCCGGCTCTTCAGGCGATCACGAACATGGGTTCGTCGAATTCCACCGGCTGGCCGTTTTCGACCAGAATCGCCTGCACGGTGCCGGCCACGTCGGCCTCGATCTGGTTGAACATCTTCATCGCCTCGATGATGCCCAGCGTCTCGCCGGCCTTGACCTGCTGGCCGACCTTGACGAAGGCAGGCGTGCCCGGTGTGGCCGAGGCGTAGAACGTACCGACCATCGGCGCCTTCACCACGTGGCCGGCCGGCAGCGCATTCGCGACAGGCGCCTCG
This window of the Rhodanobacter soli genome carries:
- a CDS encoding four helix bundle protein, which encodes MGIRDSSQQRPHERLEVWRDAMDLVEAIYRISAGFPDSERFTLTSQLRRAAISIPSNIAEGAARRSTPEYLRFLSMARGSLSELDTQLQIAERLVYVSSTQDVTELINRVFAKLNALIRSIQAKRGD
- the accB gene encoding acetyl-CoA carboxylase biotin carboxyl carrier protein, which gives rise to MDLRKIKKLIDLLEESNLAELEIKEGEEVVRLSRVPKNAAPVAAAPAAPIAAAAPPVAAAPAVAVEAPVANALPAGHVVKAPMVGTFYASATPGTPAFVKVGQQVKAGETLGIIEAMKMFNQIEADVAGTVQAILVENGQPVEFDEPMFVIA